Proteins from one Mercurialis annua linkage group LG7, ddMerAnnu1.2, whole genome shotgun sequence genomic window:
- the LOC126654974 gene encoding protein ARABIDOPSIS THALIANA ANTHER 7-like translates to MVRLVSYWILVLPFLAIFFSGSTMADQNKQCTKLFGNFMPCMRFLSSKNLGESPTLECCQGIRKLNEIAQKSRKGPKKICQCLEDMAYSLNIRFVYSQVAALPKNCNVHLNFPISNSMDCSKLNG, encoded by the exons atggTACGACTCGTGTCATATTGGATTCTTGTTCTTCCCTTTCTCGCTATCTTTTTCTCCGGATCAACGATGGCGGATCAGAACAAGCAGTGCACAAAATTATTCGGAAACTTCATGCCGTGCATGCGCTTTTTGAGTAGTAAAAATCTTGGGGAATCTCCAACATTAGAATGTTGTCAAGGAATAAGAAAACTGAATGAAATAGCTCAAAAAAGTAGAAAAGGTCCAAAGAAAATATGTCAATGCCTTGAAGATATGGCTTATTCTTTGAACATAAGATTTGTTTACTCTCAAGTTGCTGCTCTTCCAAAAAATTGTAATGTCCACTTGAATTTCCCAATTTCTAATAGCATGGATTGCTCCAA GTTGAATGgttaa
- the LOC126657398 gene encoding uncharacterized protein LOC126657398, protein MGFKISSYSRTHIFTTLPFFLLTLILLKQNPVFESKKQVVIEIDKIKKALWDSDFKIMSLMLENNLRSVIPNGEFKNGKITLPDHDTVTIFIPNDNATHFSRRRDPRDFELQVVTSRVDEKAFDSGFLSEGSQLSYVSLNPNIDTESFFFKSDRKLIVQKYGKINRARITHWDIYDDSRVLVHGVDRFFYYKSAITASNEKDASLRSSDFRMIKPLFCDLKKGTATLCN, encoded by the exons ATGGGTTTCAAAATCAGTTCATATTCTCGAACTCATATCTTTACAACCCTCCCTTTTTTCCTATTAACTCTAATCTTATTAAAGCAAAATCCAGTTTTTGAATCAAAGAAACAAGTTGTGATAGAAATAGACAAAATCAAAAAAGCTTTATGGGATTCAGATTTCAAGATCATGTCCTTGATGTTGGAGAATAATCTCCGGTCAGTCATTCCTAACGGTGAATTCAAGAACGGCAAAATCACATTGCCCGATCATGATACGGTCACTATATTCATTCCTAATGACAATGCAACCCACTTTAGTAGAAGGCGAGACCCTAGAGATTTCGAGCTTCAAGTAGTTACGTCGAGAGTTGATGAGAAAGCATTCGATTCCGGATTCCTTTCGGAGGGTTCTCAATTGAGTTACGTTAGTCTTAATCCGAATATTGACACAgaatcctttttttttaaaagtgacAGAAAACTTATTGTGCAAAAATATGGCAAGATAAATCGTGCAAGAATTACTCATTGGGATATTTATGATGATAGTAGAGTACTTGTTCATGGGGTCGATCGTTTCTTTTATT ATAAAAGTGCAATCACCGCATCAAACGAAAAAGATGCGTCTTTACGGAGTTCAGATTTCAGGATGATCAAGCCACTTTTCTGTGACTTAAAGAAAGGCACTGCCACATTATGCAATTAA